From Drosophila suzukii chromosome 2R, CBGP_Dsuzu_IsoJpt1.0, whole genome shotgun sequence, a single genomic window includes:
- the LOC108008727 gene encoding mitochondrial sodium/calcium exchanger protein: protein MREETTCRKVHDLPETRRCHFVLNTPDCVTNMNFINYLGWHFCKVDVGNGFNTFWSVVGMLLMAIYVFWMMQMTINKYFCPILKVIADSLRMNESTAGVTVLAIANGSPDLFTAIASRMQSSKYTFLICMSQAMFLHIFVAGVVILTKPFNMEPNYYIRDFGFLFLNVAYMDYIHKRPNGINWVLALPSSFIFVGYVLVAIIDQHLLMARIRKLEKREMDVAEALQLEELKPQTQLPLKRQIIDRSDVKGGRNKHLFRQFWNTVGEFDTERFRRGTVLVKVYLILKQPIDMILRFLIPVVDMEKPLYGWSKLLFNLQVILVPTYIAYIIIRGYTIAGIASYILILIIMIPIAILIFFLTRTDTPPKFFRFTSSMGFLATIFLIFCLTSEVNAMFFTVATIMKVSQDFLLATAVCWAISSNDLVTNLSLALQGWPRMALTATFSAPVFGSFVFLALPLVVQSFMNVPSNINPTEGGFGETVCIFLEVGMGFSMLSALTTNFKLRRACGFLLVSYYFFFLGVLILLEKGVILAYGV, encoded by the exons ATGCGTGAGGAAACAACTTGCAGAAAGGTCCACGATTTGCCTGAGACTCGTCGATGTCATTTTGTGCTAAACACGCCAGATTGTGTGACTAATATGAACTTTATCAACTATCTGGGCTGGCATTTCTGCAAAGTGGACGTTGGAAACGGTTTTAATACCTTCTGGAGTGTGGTGGGAATGCTTCTGATGGCCATATATGTGTTCTGGATGATGCAAATGACCATAAATAAATA TTTCTGTCCCATTTTGAAGGTGATTGCGGACTCACTGCGGATGAACGAGAGCACGGCTGGGGTTACGGTTCTGGCCATTGCAAATGGATCACCGGATTTATTCACGGCAATCGCTTCGAGAATGCAGAGCTCCAAGTATACCTTCCTCATATGCATGTCGCAGGCCATGTTCCTGCACATCTTCGTCGCCGGAGTGGTGATCCTGACCAAGCCCTTCAATATGGAGCCAAACTATTATATCCGTGACTTTGGTTTCCTGTTCCTGAATGTCGCATACATGGACTATATACACAAGCGACCCAACGGCATCAACTGGGTTTTGGCTTTACCcagttcatttatttttgtgggCTACGTTTTGGTGGCCATCATTGATCAACATTTGCTGATGGCCCGCATTCGAA AGCTGGAGAAAAGAGAAATGGATGTGGCTGAGGCATTGCAACTGGAGGAACTAAAGCCGCAGACCCAGTTGCCCTTGAAGCGCCAAATAATAGATCGGTCAGATGTTAAGGGTGGTCGTAATAAGCATCTTTTCCGACAATTTTGGAACACCGTAGGCGAGTTCGATACGGAACGCTTCCGACGGGGAACGGTCCTGGTGAAGGTTTATCTAATTCTCAAGCAACCCATCGATATGATATTGCGATTTCTCATCCCAGTGGTTGATATGGAGAAACCCCTTTACGGATGGTCGAAACTGCTCTTCAACCTGCAAGTGATTCTTGTCCCCACCTATATAGCCTACATAATTA TTCGGGGATACACCATTGCGGGCATTGCCTCCTATATTCTCATCCTCATTATTATGATACCCATTGCTATCTTGATATTTTTTCTCACGCGCACCGACACCCCACCCAAATTTTTCAGA TTTACATCTAGTATGGGTTTCTTGGCCACCATCTTTCTGATCTTCTGCCTGACCTCCGAGGTAAATGCCATGTTCTTTACTGTGGCAACCATAATGAAAGTGAGCCAGGATTTTTTACTGGCAACAGCAGTATGCTGGGCCATAAGTAGCAACGATTTGGTGACCAATCTCTCGCTGGCCCTTCAGGGATGGCCTCGTATGGCATTGACGGCCACCTTCTCAGCACCAGTTTTTG GATCCTTTGTGTTTCTGGCCCTGCCATTGGTTGTCCAGTCATTCATGAATGTGCCCAGTAATATTAAC CCTACAGAGGGAGGCTTTGGTGAGACGGTGTGCATCTTCTTGGAGGTTGGAATGGGCTTCTCAATGCTCTCCGCCCTCACCACAAACTTTAAGCTGCGTCGAGCTTGTGGTTTTCTACTGGTTTCGTACTATTTCTTCTTCTTGGGAGTTCTTATTCTTCTGGAGAAGGGCGTGATCCTCGCCTATGGAGTCTGA